A section of the Microbacterium forte genome encodes:
- a CDS encoding carbohydrate ABC transporter permease, translated as MPQRKRDTRARLEVMLLAGPALLVFLAFVIFPVLMAAYYGFFSWQGYGPPTDFVGLKNYLTILQDPLFHDALAHNGFILVFSLVLQGPVAIVLALLLNRKMRGQSLIRVLIFVPYVISEVVVGTGWSLMLQTNGALNAMLTNMGLGFLATDWLSDPGIAIWTLMAIITWKYVGFAVILFLAGLQGIPEELNEAAAIDGASYWQIQWRITLPLLAPTLRIWAFLSIIGSLQLFDLVYIIWGQYIASTAGTSTMATYMVSEGRNAGNYGYGNAVAVVLFLISLVVALIYQRAVLRKDTDGALTGASGRKKSTRSRARQDAAPQEADADARATADATTQKESVR; from the coding sequence GGAAGTGATGCTTCTGGCCGGGCCCGCCCTGCTCGTCTTCCTCGCCTTCGTCATCTTCCCGGTGCTGATGGCGGCGTACTACGGGTTCTTCAGCTGGCAGGGCTACGGCCCGCCCACCGATTTCGTCGGGTTGAAGAACTACCTCACGATCCTTCAGGATCCCCTCTTCCACGACGCGCTCGCGCACAACGGCTTCATCCTGGTGTTCTCCCTCGTGCTCCAGGGTCCGGTCGCCATCGTGCTGGCGCTGCTGCTGAACCGCAAGATGCGAGGCCAGTCGCTGATCCGCGTGCTGATCTTCGTGCCCTACGTGATCTCCGAGGTCGTCGTGGGCACGGGGTGGAGCCTGATGCTGCAGACCAACGGCGCGCTCAACGCGATGCTGACCAACATGGGTCTGGGATTCCTGGCGACCGACTGGCTGTCGGACCCCGGGATCGCGATCTGGACGCTGATGGCGATCATCACCTGGAAGTACGTCGGCTTCGCGGTCATCCTGTTCCTCGCCGGTCTGCAGGGCATTCCCGAGGAGCTGAACGAGGCCGCGGCCATCGACGGCGCGTCCTACTGGCAGATCCAGTGGCGGATCACGCTGCCGCTGCTCGCACCCACTCTGCGCATCTGGGCGTTCCTGTCGATCATCGGCTCGCTGCAGCTGTTCGACCTCGTCTACATCATCTGGGGGCAGTACATCGCCTCCACCGCCGGCACCTCGACGATGGCGACCTACATGGTCTCCGAAGGACGCAACGCCGGCAACTACGGCTACGGCAACGCGGTCGCGGTCGTGCTCTTCCTCATCTCGCTCGTGGTCGCTCTCATCTATCAGCGTGCCGTGCTGCGCAAGGACACCGACGGCGCCCTCACCGGTGCCTCCGGCCGGAAGAAGAGCACCCGATCCCGTGCGCGGCAGGACGCCGCGCCGCAGGAGGCCGACGCAGACGCCCGCGCGACTGCCGACGCCACCACACAGAAGGAGTCCGTCCGATGA